The following proteins are encoded in a genomic region of Anomaloglossus baeobatrachus isolate aAnoBae1 chromosome 6, aAnoBae1.hap1, whole genome shotgun sequence:
- the LOC142243931 gene encoding zinc finger MYM-type protein 1-like — translation MAMSNLAFRGHREKIGQSNNGNFLSIVELLSEYDHILKELLHLPQGTARYLSPKIQNEIIDVLAKQVENDIVSEIKAAAFFSIIMDTTQDISKVDQLSQIHRYVTISRDKSQRATAVNIQEVFLGFHVVEDPSAAGLENDIIKCIEDKGLQLSKCRGQGYDGAATMSGVYTGVQIRIQRKEKNALYVHCAAHNLNLVIQDSVSHVPEVSRFFEVIQSIYVFFGDSISRWSLLQSLTSESSVTLKRLCPTRWSSRFDSILALRFRFLDVLKALSRIILTSTKSKEREEARALRKKIESFEFVFLLVLQSKILDKTNAISKVLQSEHMDLSNAAQLIYNTIEALSSYRNQFEDAKKTAITLADKWGIPAMFVNKRIVKVKRHTDELCLDERLQDPESRFKTAIFNATLDVVTSQLSSRFCSMNTIVERFKIIQPCVLATKSDDYLFQEAVKFHQYYQDDISTDFPGQLLSFRSTLQDGITKSPTIKDLAHLLIVDNAVLSSTLPDVCTAFLLFLTLPVTVASAERAFSKLSLIKNYLRSSMSQQRLSGLALLSIENDRARKLDISDIVDKFAESKARRRNF, via the coding sequence ATGGCAATGTCAAATCTAGCTTTCCGAGGTCATAGAGAAAAAATAGGACAGAGTAATAATGGCAACTTTCTCTCCATTGTAGAGCTCCTATCTGAATATGACCACATTTTGAAGGAGCTCCTCCACTTACCTCAGGGGACAGCTAGGTATCTTAGCCCCAAAATACAAAATGAAATAATAGATGTGCTTGCAAAACAAGTTGAAAATGACATAGTAAGTGAAATTAAAGCAGCCGCTTTTTTCTCCATAATTATGGATACAACACAGGATATTTCAAAAGTTGACCAGTTAAGTCAGATTCACCGATATGTGACCATAAGCCGAGATAAAAGTCAACGTGCAACTGCTGTAAATATACAGGAGGTCTTTTTAGGTTTTCATGTAGTTGAAGACCCGAGTGCTGCAGGACTTGAGAATGATATTATCAAGTGTATAGAAGATAAGGGACTGCAGCTGTCAAAGTGTCGTGGGCAAGGTTATGATGGCGCTGCAACAATGAGTGGAGTGTATACAGGTGTTCAAATTCGCATTCAAAGGAAGGAGAAAAATGCTTTGTATGTTCACTGTGCAGCCCATAACCTTAATTTGGTGATACAGGATTCTGTAAGCCATGTACCAGAGGTGTCACGTTTTTTTGAGGTAATACagagtatatatgtattttttggaGACAGTATCTCCCGTTGGTCACTTCTACAGTCTCTCACCTCTGAATCCTCTGTGACCTTAAAAAGATTGTGCCCTACAAGATGGTCATCCCGTTTCGATTCAATCCTTGCTCTACGTTTTCGATTTCTTGATGTTCTTAAGGCACTATCAAGGATAATCTTGACTTCTACCAAAAGTAAAGAAAGAGAAGAGGCTCGGGCACTTAGAAAAAAAATAGAGTCTTTTGAGTTTGTCTTCCTCCTTGTTCTACAGAGCAAAATTTTGGATAAGACAAATGCCATCTCCAAAGTTCTACAATCAGAACATATGGATTTGTCCAATGCTGCCCAATTAATTTATAACACAATTGAAGCTCTAAGCAGCTACAGAAACCAATTTGAAGATGCCAAAAAAACAGCCATCACACTTGCAGATAAGTGGGGGATTCCTGCAATGTTTGTGAATAAACGAATAGTTAAAGTAAAGCGCCATACCGATGAGCTATGTTTAGATGAAAGACTGCAGGATCCAGAGAGTAGATTTAAAACAGCAATTTTTAATGCTACCTTAGATGTAGTTACATCACAGTTATCAAGCAGATTTTGTAGCATGAATACTATAGTCGAAAGATTTAAGATCATTCAGCCATGTGTGCTTGCTACAAAATCAGATGATTACTTGTTTCAAGAAGCAGTGAAATTTCATCAGTATTATCAAGATGATATATCCACAGATTTTCCAGGACAGTTGCTGAGTTTTCGCAGCACACTTCAAGATGGGATCACCAAATCTCCCACAATTAAAGATTTGGCTCACTTACTTATAGTTGACAATGCTGTTTTGTCATCTACACTTCCAGATGTATGTACAGCTTTCTTACTTTTCCTCACTTTACCAGTTACAGTGGCATCAGCTGAAAGAGCATTCTCTAAGTTATCACTTATTAAAAATTActtaagaagcagcatgtcacaacAAAGGCTTTCTGGCCTTGCTCTTCTAAGCATTGAAAATGATAGAGCCAGAAAATTGGACATTTCAGATATTGTTGACAAATTTGCGGAATCTAAAGCAAGACGGCGCAACTTCTAG